Below is a genomic region from Acidobacteriota bacterium.
GAAACATACAACCCAGGCGGTGAATACCAGGCGACCAGTGTCACGGTTTATAACTCCAAAACCCGAAAATGGACGCAAAACTGGCTTGATTCAGACGGATTACTGCTTGAATTAAGCGGGGAACTGCAAAACGGGATGATGGTGCTGACCGGAGATTATATTGGTTCGCAAGGTCAACCGACCCAGGCACGACTCACCTATTTCAATATTTCCAGAACTGAATTTGACCAAACCTTTGAAATCTCAACCGATACTGGTGCCACCTGGAGCCGGACTTATTCGGCGCATTACGTCAAAGACTTGAGTCCATTGCCGGCCAGTAGCTCGCCTGAAATCAAACGCCTTGAAAAACAGCAGTTTACAGCGGCATCCCTCCCATCAAAGGCGCGGGATTTTGATTTCTGGGTTGGGAAATGGACGGTGGATATCGCGGGGTCAAATGTGCCAGGGCTGAGCAACATTCGGTCATTTGGGTTAGGCGGCGGGCTGGCGATTTTGGAAGACTACAACCAGGGCAGCTATCGCGGGACGAGCGTCAGTGTCTTCAGCTTGAAAAACAATCAGTGGCACCAATTTTGGTATGATAATGGTGAGCAGGCGCTGCTGCTGGAAATTGATGGGAATTTGGAAAACGGGATGATGGACCTGGAAGGCGAGTATGATGACAACAATAGTTCACGTCGGTTATATAGTCGTCTTCGCTACTTCAATATCAAGGGAGATACTTTTTCACAACATTTTGATGTTTCTCCCGATGGTGGAAAGACCTTCCAAACCACCTATAACGCGTTCTATACCAAACAAATTCTGGCGGTACCGCAAAACTTCGCGGCGAATCAGGTCAAATCCACCAAAGTGGTGCTTTCGTGGAAAGACACCTCAACCATCGAAGACCGATTTGAAATTCAGCAACTTCAAGATGGAAAATGGGTTACTATTGCCACGACTCGTTCTGATGCAACCAGGTCGAAAATCAAAAAGCTCCAGACGCAAACCACCTACCGGTTTGCGGTCCGGGCTTGTGCCGGGGCTGAGTGCTCTGAATCAGCGGAATTGACTGTCACAACCCCATAAACCTTTTCGGAGTGCGGCGGCTTGACGCCGCTTTGATCTTTGGTCTGAATTGAGGTCGTATGAACCTGGTGCGTCGTTGCCTGTTTATTTGTATCGGGATCTGGCTCGTCTGTGCTTTTCAATTGACAACTTCCTTTGGGAGTGCCGCCAGTGATGAAAAAATT
It encodes:
- a CDS encoding fibronectin type III domain-containing protein, which encodes MPRKIWFLVLLVVVVCSVNGTGFQQWGVPVQAQVEESTRTSLAPEVRQFDFFIGKWKVTTGSATVVSSVSTFGVGGIAMLETYNPGGEYQATSVTVYNSKTRKWTQNWLDSDGLLLELSGELQNGMMVLTGDYIGSQGQPTQARLTYFNISRTEFDQTFEISTDTGATWSRTYSAHYVKDLSPLPASSSPEIKRLEKQQFTAASLPSKARDFDFWVGKWTVDIAGSNVPGLSNIRSFGLGGGLAILEDYNQGSYRGTSVSVFSLKNNQWHQFWYDNGEQALLLEIDGNLENGMMDLEGEYDDNNSSRRLYSRLRYFNIKGDTFSQHFDVSPDGGKTFQTTYNAFYTKQILAVPQNFAANQVKSTKVVLSWKDTSTIEDRFEIQQLQDGKWVTIATTRSDATRSKIKKLQTQTTYRFAVRACAGAECSESAELTVTTP